ACGCTGGCTGATAAACTCTGGAGTCCGGAGCTAAACTAACATCGCAGGTAGCGTTTTATTCGGCATACACGCGTAAAATACGTGCGCTCCAGAGACGTGAAATCGCGTTTTCCCCTCCAAAGAGCAGCGattgttttccttccttcctacccTAACTAATTACtgacttgtgttgttttttttgtttgtttccatcgCAGTTGTTGTGTCGCTAATGTTAGCTTAGCCAGCTAGCACAACATCCCCTCACCGAGCTAAGCTGAAGCTATCGTTTCCCGAGCAGCGaagagacagaggcagcagcagcagcggcggcagggAAACCCAGAGAAACCCGGAGGAAAACCATGAAGCAGACCGGTGTCAAGTCGGGAATCGTGGGGCTGACGTTACAGCTGCTGTTGGGTAAGTTGTAATTATCGACCCTGAAGGTGACAGTTTGTCGGGGCCCGCGGTGAGTTCACGTGAACATGAGTCAGTGATTTAAGTTCACAACAGCAGGTTAGCCCGGTTCAGTTTAGCCGGGTTCTCTGGGCGCCCTGACCTCCACCGAACTCGAGTTCAGTGACTGAGGAAGCAGCGAGATACAAGTTAAGCTTTATATTTATCCAGGGACAAAGCAGGGGATATCACaccgtggttctcaaacggtGGTACGGGCAATActagtggtacgcgagcttcctctggtgtaaaatcagaaatactgttttactgtaggtaccagggtttgtgaccagAATGGAGCTGTGGAGTGTGtcgaaaatgaaacaaataacgaAAATAATTTTCACTGAGGAAGAGCAGGCTGATGAGAGGCCAAAttgggaataaataaatgtctcctGTAGCTGACTCTGCTCGACCTATGTACACTACTGGATTATAATGTTGGTggtaatggtgttacttcaagagctcaatatttggTGCTTCTTGGTATACATTATCATATATAGTTCATGCTGTGATCACATGATATGGTAGTCAGTGGACTTTATAAGAATCTAAATTTACGATTGAAGAGGAACAGAGGAATGTAATAAATTATCTGcactataaaaaaataatacataaactACAGAAGCTTAGGATAAAGAAGGATGGAGCctaacaaaaatgtttgtttcagatTAATAAATGATATCTAACATTAAAGATTGTCAATCGCCATCTCACTTACAGCTTTTGTGACCTTTCAAAGCAAGTTGTCACTGGTCGTTTTTTAACTGAACAGTAGCTCAACTGAGTCAAATTCACTGTAACATCTCGCCTCTGAAATGTTACATTCATGTCACTACTTACTGCTTGACTATATCTGAGTTActtgttcttttaaaaacacagtttcagATTTGTAAATCATCTTGCTTAAACTTACTCTTTCGTAAGACGGAACTGAGCCTTTCACAAGATTGGTCTTTTTGTGAAACCAGAAAATGGCAGCGTCACTGCTTGCGTACTATCCATTCAAGACTGGGTCTCTGATTATCCGCCTTATTCCTGGACGCGCTACTGAGTGAAACTTCCAGGCAAAAAAAGGGAAGCAGTAGAATGCGGTCTCCTTCCTGTAATAAGACGTGGTGGCGGTGCTGCACGAGCATCCAGGAGTTAGTAAATCACCTGATGACTTGGTGATGTGGATCACCACGGCTGCATTTGAACAAATAAGATTGTGTCCCACCTCCTTTTTAACAAAGTGCACCTGACCTTATTGCTGTGTAAATACTGATACGCCTCAGAGCTTTTCATATTGGTCACAGCTTTGCAGTCTGTAGTGAGGGAGTACATTTaattctttgttattattattattattattattattattattagggaaATGACAGTGTTACAGTTAAATTGACTGTTTTAATGATACTTTAAGTGTTAAAGTAACATTAAATGAGTTCAATTTAACACAAATCCCGATTGTATCTTGTCCTAATCCGTGTTTACAGTGCTACTTTCATGGACACTTTGGACAATTTACTGTGTAGACGAAGGCAATGAATGGATCACATCATCATCCGTCTTTAAATTTCAGTAATGGTTTCATGTTCCCACATGTTCAGTTTCACAATCACTCTCTGTGATTGTTGTCCAGTCACCATGGGAAAACACCGGTTCAGCTTCGGCGGGCGGGCCACTTGGGAAGTGACGCCCATAATTTCACGCAAAAGGTATCATGGCCAAAGGAATAAGGtggataaaataaacaaaaaaaacgcagATTTATAGACCTGACGTTTGTTGTACAGTTTGTTTAGACCAGGGCAGATGAGGCCAGGTTAAAAAAACTCTTGGTGATCATGTTACAGTAGTTACTATTTTGCATCGTTTACTTCGAGTCTCTCTTTCACTCAATTGTTTCGATGATCCCatggattaaataaatgacactgaGCGCCGTCCCAAGGAAGGATCActaacaatattaatgctgacagCCAGAAGGTGAATGTGCGACAGCGTCATGCCAGAAATGGCACGTCACTGGCAAaagcagagaaggagaaacaagTAGAAACAAGTGTGTTTCACCACCCCGAGTCTTATGATCTCAATCTGAGCTGAAGCTGCTTAAGAAACCTGCACACATTGGATCgagtcatttgacccagaaGCAAATGCTGAGTGAACGCATCACCGCTGTTAAAAACTGgtttaaacctgggattaaatagttgttatttttgaccagtgggGACACGGAACAGGTCAGACCCGTTCGCACCCGCAGGTAATCTCTGGAGGAGCGAGGTGAGTGCTGTGTGTCCCGAGCAGGTGAGAAACGGCGCACTCACGGTGGGTTCTCCAGGATTTGGACTGCTGCATTTTCACGTGAAAAAACAGAATAGAATTTTAGCCTCTATTGTCATTATAACAAAATTAAGGATGCTCCCGCAGAACAACcatacacaaacaacaataaaggatgattaaaaaacaacgcAACAGAATAAAAAGTATTCAGGATGCAAACTTAGGGTCAGGGGAAGAAGCTGGTTGTCTCTCTGGTTGTGTGGGACTTGATTGACCTGAAACGCCTTCCAGAGGGCAACAGGTCAAACGGGGGTGGACAGGGTGTGAAGGGTCCCCTGTGATGGCCTTGTTTTTCCTGAGGCAGCAGGATATGGATGTGTGCGTGTTCCAGAGGGCTGCTTGCAGGAgaatttttaatgaaaatatgtaatctttctgtttgtgttcatacaTGTAATGAAATAATTGTACTTCATATTGTCACACGTGGGTATTTATGTATAATTGAACACCTTGCAGCCAGGTTGCACTTGATTTACACTTGTTTACCTTTTGCAGCTGCTGTTCTGCACCAGAGTTTTGCGACTGACGCCCCGCCCACGGTTGCCCCGACCAGCCCGGCACCGCACAAAGTACCCAGCAACCCCGACAAAGGACACTACGTGGTCAACGGCACCAACGGCACGGCCTGTTTGCTGGCTTCAATTGGCATCCAGCTCAACATCACCTTCATGTCTTTGTCCAAGAATAAGGTACTTAACCAGACTCGAGCTGAACTCCTTCACAGTAAAGCCACATTTGTGGGATTTCAAtgctaaatgttaaataatctTGCACACATGCAGACTGTGCAGGAGATCGTGAACCTGCAGTCCAATACGACAAAGAGCGCTGGGTCGTGTGACACGGACAGCGCCTCCCTGCAGCTCACATCGGAAACGCAGAAAATCGACCTCAATTTTACCTTCACCCTGGTGAGTTACTGCGTAGCATGCACTTGAAACCTTGCACTATTTCTCCTAACTGCTTACAGTTGAGTACTTCCTGGAACCGCCACTAGGTGGCACCCAGCACCCAGTCTAACTTGAGTGTAACTGACTTGTTTCTGCAGAACACGACGTCCAGCAAGTACCATCTGAGTGAAGTGTCTCTGACAGCCGCGTGGACAGACATGAAAAGTAAGTGTTTGTATTGGCTTCCTCTTATCACATGAATCTGTCTGAGGTCATGTGATCTTAGTGTTGCACTGTTGTGCCGCTGTTGCACAGTAAATATGCTCGGTTTACATTGTAGGTAAACGGTGAATATGGTGGAGGAAACTTTGggttattttaatttataactaataaatcattaaaactgagtcattgtggtttgtggacaaagaggaagtcatcatttcctggtttgaggaacactgatcagcatttttggactttttgtGAACCAAACATGTGCAGACACGTTaaacgattatgaaaataattgcatTTTCATCAATTCGATGTAAAGCTTTTGGAGGCAAATCAGAACAAATGAAAGATtactacttttattattataaggAGATTACAAAgacattaaagttaaaaagaacTTCCTCAGTATCCATCCACCCCTGCTGGAAATTGGCTATTGAGTCTCCAGAACTTCAAAGAACTTAATTTTAAATTTCACTGTCTTTAATGATTTGTGCCTTTTCTGTCTTCCACATTAAAGTCGGTTCCGTCTCGTTCCGTAACAACACTCTGGACTACCTGAGAGGAACCCTGGGATTCTCGTACATGTGCCGAGAGAAACAGACGCTGAGCGTGGCCCAGAATCTGTCCATCAACATCTTCCAGGTGCAGGTGCAGCCCTTCGGTGTGGTGGGAACTCAGTTTggagcaggtaaaaaaaacacctccttcttcttttttttgtttgagtttcAAGAGTGAGGGGATGATGAGAGTCATTTTGTCGTGGTTGTCTCTCAGCTGAGGAATGCCAGCTGGACGAAGACGACATGTTGATCCCCATCATAGTCGGAGCAGCTTTAGCGGGTCTGGTCCTGATCGTGCTCTTGGCCTACCTCATCGGCAGGAAGAGGAGCCACGCGGGCTACCAAAGTATCTGAGGCGGCTCGCCTTCCCGTAACTCCCACCCATGATTATTAATAACCACTGTTTAATGAGACTAAACACTCCCACCCTGTGttccctccctctgctcctccctccaTTCTTCATTGCTCATCAGTAACACTAGTTATTATCACTTTGTGAGATTGATTATCGCGCTTTCTGAACTGACCCACTCATAAACAgcgggggagggaggagggttTGTGTTTTAGAGATTGACAGAAAATCTCTTTATTTTTGGTGCCACATAAAGCAGAGGATGTTGATCAGAGGgtccagaaaaaaagaagtcatatTTGTGCTATTTATAATTTCTGTGAAAAGGGATTGTGGGAGTTTCTTAGTTTGTTTTGGGGGGCGACTTCAAGTcggggctgaacgattttgggTCAACTATCCGACAGAAATTGCAAATTATGTCATTTACACGACGGAGCATTAACACAAGACGTCATTAACAAACTTAGAGAGAGAGTAATTGATACCAAAATCAATTTAAACTGACCTAGAACAAATAAAGCAGCAGCTTTTGTGACTTGCTGatttcattcctttttttaaaaaaaataataattgtgatttCTATTTGAAAACGTTGAAAATCTTTTCAGCCCCACTTGAAGTCGTCGCACCTGAAGGTTTTCTTATTATAAAGGGAATTTCTCTGGGCTGTTGGAAAAAACCTGGTGTACAGATctgacatttttaagaaaaaaacgtAACTGCTTATAGGGAACACACTAAAGACGCAGTGAACTAACCGTAAGAAGGAAGTATGAGGAGATTTTTGTCCACAGAGATCAGTCAGTCTTGGAATGTACGTCGGGCCTTTTTGTTTGAAGGTTTCAGACATTTTAAGCTTCTTTCTTTCACCATTTCCCATTAAAGATGAGTCGTAtggtacttcttttttttttttattgctttgttgCCAAGATTTCTATAAACAGGTCAGCGTAATTCTAAAATATCATGTTACTGTGAGGTTAGTTTGCCTTACTACAGCCTCTAAAGTTCATGTGCGTTTGCTTTGTACTGAAgctgaagagtaaaaatggaCAAATTGCTGTCAGTTGAGGTTGATTCTTTAGTTGGAAACTGAAGCTTCAGTGGGAGACTCTTTtacaaaactacatttaaacacatttcttatGTACAGTAAGGCACAGTGGTCAAGTGGATTCAACACGTTTTCTCTTTTATTGAGCTTTAGAGGTGCTGGTATGTGGATATTCCATGCTCAGATGAACTTAAATGTCCTTATTTACTGCACATGCATGGTtggatatgattttttttgagtatttttttccccttattttACTCAGCACAAAAAGTCCCCCCCCCCTCAAAGTGACAACAGTCTCCAATTTGCATTCTACTGTTACATGAATGTCAGCTTCAACAATCTGTAAAAGTACTGTTGGCTTGGTGCATGAAAAAGCTCAGGACATTGGCGTAAGAACGTAACGTTGCTTTTCTTAATCCACTCTGGTGTTgtctattatcatcattattattattattattattattattattatttgttgttttttgtttttcttgggaTTTTGGTTGCTGCAGGGACAGGAATTGCACTAAAGTCCCGAGAAGGAAAATAAGCCCCATGTAAAGGTTAAAATGGCCAAAAAGCTGTGGTCAGTGTTTATCAGTGCCTTCCTAGCTGTGACCTGGATGTGATTTCGACTGAAGCCAACACTCACAGAGGTACTCGCGCTCTCATTGACACCAACTGCTGCCATTTGGgatgtttcattttatatttcttttgtCCCCCTCATAGCTCTGTACTGTCACATCCAGTAATATGCATTGTTcgatgtcatgttttttttcttcctcctcatctaaATATCTGTGTAGTGACATTAAAAAGGTTTCTGTGGATTCGTTTGAACTGTTTTCTAAAGGAAAAGTCAATAAAAGTGAACAAACATGACAGCTTGACTTTTGTCTTTCGTAGACACTTTTACAGTTGGCTGCCAAACCTGtttctggtctggtctggtctgcgCTGGACTCTGGTTCATTATTTAAAGAGAGATGTGAGTATTAAGTGGAGCTGACACACGGACATGTTCAAATACAGTTTATTTCTCCTTAAATGTAAGACTTAATTCAGCTTTTATACGTGGAAAAATGAAGTTATGTCTCAGTCATCTGAGTTGACCTCCCAGTTTGACCTTTTAACTTTGGATAAAGTACATTTTCATCTCTGATCAATCTTACCACCATGTTCTTCATCAGTTCCTTTTATGGtccaaaaatggagaaaaactCATATCTTCCACCAGATGTATGTTGtacccacaaaccaaaaactttTAGCTTATGATTAtaggagcaaagaaagcaggaatagtcatttaaataaatataataaatattaataaattaatgCTCATAGCTGAAGTAATTCACAACAATTGGTTACATGTTTATTGCTGCCACAAAGTATAGCTCTGAATTTGATTgttaaattcagttttataatCATTTTACAACTCGACGTGTCcgtcttttaaaatgttgtgtatCTTTACTTTGCTCAACAGCAGTTCAACCGGTTTGTAACCACTTTTAAAATTCAGTTAAACGAGCAAACAGATTTGCAGTAATTATCTGGTTtctttttaacaataaaataaaagcaataaaaatatatgaaaaataatgtaaatatccATTTCCATAAATCAAATTATGGAAAGAGTGGTGAAAACTGTTGGGTTTTTGTGTTTAGTGTGGAACCATTTgacccagggagcaatgggggagTGGATTGAGTACCTTGCTCATGGGACCTCTCCCAGGATTTAAACCAGTGACCCTCAGGTTAAAAGTCCAATTCCCAGTGTTCCCataggtccttgaaatccttgacaGTTTGTGAAAatcgccctaaatagacatgggtcattgaaagtgcttggattttgtgcaagaaagaagttaagttgatgtttaggtaaatgtctcccttgtttgttatgtttcatgccctgcattacTTGCCTACGCAGAACAAAGAGTCATAAtcactagcggtgttgtggacaccgTCCACTGACGCTCTCTCCGCCGTGGACCGAACaaaatgagcgagtaaagttgaGCAAGAGAGAGTTAATGAGGTGATGGCTGGGAAATGGAAATTCCAAtatctctgtctcactgaagaaaatgacaaagactgactttgaccaggATCcaaaggacaatcacttgtccaagTTCACCAAGTGAATTTGAGGGGAACAGGAAAGTCCTTAAAGTCATTGGATTTGAGGAGAATCAagctgtgggaaccctgaattcccttttttttccatggcaATGGTCTACCATTAGTTAGTTAATCACCCCTAGTGGACATCTGGGGAACTTTACTCATAAACAGGGAAGGGTacagttggggctggttatttcaCTACTACttctaatggaaatgcaaaaaaaaatgcaggatAACAATTGCTAAAAGTCCTCCGATATGATGAGTGTAAACACTTGGGTCAAAGCGTCAGGCAGGTGATGATCGTGAAGGATCCACAGCTGAACCATGTTCCtcagaagaaggaaaaaccTGCCATTTAAGGAGCTTCAGAAACATCCTCCAGATCTGTCAGTGAGTCCATCATGATAAGCAAGTACACGGCGGTGGATTCAGAGCCAGAAACTTTTACGACTGTCCAGATTCTTCCACGAGGATTCGTTGTCTGTatttctctctcagtctctcgaTGGTTGCCATGGAGAGACTTCCGGGTTCTGAAAATATTTTCTGTCGAGAGAAAATTTGACACTGTCAACAAATGGATGAGGTTTGAAGATGTTTAGTtaacataaattaaacaaacgGTAGCTACAAGTTCTATTTGCATAAAAACCTTTAATGCACAACTCAAACATAAATcataatttgtgtttgtttgtgcgtaTCATGTTATCTATCATGTTGCCGCCTTTTATCATCACTATTTCagggacatactgtatatgtatttcaCTCGTGACATACTTTATCTTAAAATAAGTCTCAAATAGTCTTAGGCACGGAAAATGAGGACATTCCTGTTCATTTCTGTTGCCAGGTTTGCCACATGAAGGCAGACctggaagtaagaatataatgaattgccaccagggggcaacaaAAGATCCAACAACCAGCCAACTTCTCCTTGGCAAGTTTCGGGTCTTTTTCAACAGAACACGATCTGAGTTTTACAATTTATGATCCCATTTAGGTCAGTCTTACTCATCTCACCTGCATGAATGCGTGACAGTCCAGAGTGAAAGCTCCACAGGTGATCTCCTTGAAACAGGTGCACACATCGCCCAAAGAGCGAGCTCTCAGGATCTCTGGCTGGTGGTGAACGATGAGCGTCAGAGCGACGCGGAAAATAACCTTGGAGCCTTCATAGAAAAGACAATCCCAGATCCGCAGGACTGTCTTTAAGGACAAGAAACGAGGACGGTATGTCTGTTAAATCGTCTTCTTCCCAAAAATCACGGTGATAATCTAATTTGTGTTAACTCACCTCAATGGGGAGAATGTCAATGTAGAGGCAGATGAACCAGCGTGAGACGACCAGGGTCCATATGCCAGGAAACTGGTCCATGAGTTGTCCTATAGCAGGGGCTTTAACCTTCACCAGCTCCCCAAGAACCTCATGGTCTGTCTTCAACCCCAACATGGCAGGTTTGTAGTAGTCTACAATATCCCACATTAACATAagatcacttttattttctacatgGTGGTGAATCTTGTTGgtctttattaaaaacacttttttcacaTCATGTTAAAGTGTCAAAAGTGTTAATGGAGTATCACAAGGCTCAACCCTGGGCCCACAAGTGTTACCTTCGCCGAGAAAGTAATGCTTTTGGTGATTGTCTGTGTAATCGCCAGTTCTAATTCAATTCTGATTCAATACAGATCTGATGGCTCACATTCGTCAGTACAAGTGTCgtcatttgaatttcattttcctgggagctgattggtcctgcacagaaGGTTCCAGTATAAAAGGCCTGATCATCGCAGCTGCAGATGACGTTCTTGAACCACTTGCAGACTaagactgccagcagacatctCATGCTTGTTTTAGTGAACTTTTTCTTGGGATTTGGAAGAAGATCTGGTTTTCCTAAAAACCTGGTCGCAAGAATGCAATTATGAAACAAATGGCAAATGCAGTTTATGAATATCTATGAAAAGGTCAAATTTGGAGCAGACCTGAACTTGTTTTGGCCAAGTATTCCAAGAGATCACCATGAGCAAGCAATATTAATTTGTGCTTTACTATGCAGACGGCACATGATTCTATGTATCATTATTACAAAGTTAATTGGTTGATTTGGGTAAACTGATACCATCCACACATTTGATCCTTAACCGCTCATTCGTTCTTTTCCTCTTTATCTACTTTCTCATCTCTACAACGTTGTAGTTGTCTTTCTTCCCcttataaataacaaatacataaaatcataaaaattgACCTCAATTGGAGGCTGAACTCCTTTGACTTTAAGTAAATGATGTTCTTGTTTCACCTGTGCAGGTGTTTTCACTTGTGTTGCCTGATTGTCAGGACCTAATGTGAATCTGCCTGCTGACTTTGATTGACATCTACTCTTACACTCCTGTTTGTATTGTGGCACCTGTGAGGGAGAGATACCGCACCTGAGCTGACCTTTCATCATATATTCATGCATCGACCTGTTTATCGGTACATACGGTTGTGCAGTTCAGTTGTGAGTGTGAAGAATTAAAAACCTGGGAGAATTCTGCCCAACAATGCGTCCATTAGCCAGAAGGACTTCTCTTCATCTTTGGTGACAAGGATAAGGTAGCCTGCAATGAAGTTCATGCCCTGGAATAAACAGAGATAATGTTAGGTAATGTATGCATTACAACCGTACATAAATATAGATTAGaggtgataaaaacacattatatataattaaaccAGTGTTAAATGTGGACTTTATAATAGAGACTAATGATGAGAAACGCAagttatttacatttatctTTGTTTACCCAGAGTGCGTGCTGTCAACTTGTGTCTTTAGTTTAAAGCCGTGTCAACACTGACATGTGATTTTGATTATCTAAATTTGCTGAACGTGGAGAGATAACTCATGTTAGCGTGAACAAGAACCTGTCCTCAGTCCTGTTCTTCATGTAAACAGACGTAAAGACATTATTATGAAGCAGGGGAAttgtctcttgtcttgtctttgaTGGTGTTTTTCCTCACCTGACAGTAACCCACTGCTTTATTATGGTGTCCATAGGCCAGGAGCACATTGTTCAGAGCCTTCTGCAGGCTCGGCTCAGCTTTGCTCTGGAAGAGGACGTTGTCAGGAAAGGTTCTGTGGATGTCTGCcgagaaaagacagagaatcTTTTAAATGAAGGTATGGTACTGTATCAACATTCTAAGAAATAGTTTTCTCCTAGAGTTGTGATATATTTAGCTGCTACTAGCTCAATAAGGCTAGTAGCAGCTAAAAGTAGTTGTGTCAATTTAGGCTGCTACAAGCTTGAGTGGGCTAGTAGCAGCTAAATGTAGCAATTGCCAGTTTAAGCTGCTACAAGGTTGATATGGTTAGTATCAGAAAAAAGTATTAGTTGACAATTTAAGCTGCTACTAGCTCAGTTAAGCTAGTTACAGCTAAAAATACCACATTTTGCCAATTGAAGCTGTTACAAGCTTGATTGGGCTAGTTGCAGCTAAACGCAGTAGCAGCTAAAAGTAGCAGTTGCCAATTTATGGTGCTAACAGCTTGATTGGGCTAGTAGCAGTTGAAAGTAGCATTCACCAAtttatgtatgtaaaatatgtatgtgtatatatatacacacatatatatatacatatatatatatttaattagcAGGGATGGCTAAATGAAGCGGGTAAAACCTagttatttttccactgtcccattcAATTTAGGTAAATGTCAAGCTGTCTGACTGCAATGCAAAATAATCAATACTATATACTACAATACTATCACAATACAAATCAAATCGACACCCAAGTATCGTGATATAATTGTACTTTGACTAAAGCATATCATCCCAGGTTTCGATGTTGaggtgtgaatgtttttgtgatGGCGGGAAACGGTTTTGTCTCACCTGCGTCAATGGTGTCCTTCAGTTTGGGGTCGTGTTCTATGGCCAGCAGGGACTGGTAATAATGCGGGTTACTCTCCAGTTGCTCCTGGGCGCCACTCGCTGCCATCCAGATCGTGGCTCGGAGCTCATTAGGCACTCCTTTACGCACATACCGCTTCACTTCCGAAATAGACTTTTATTAATACACCACACAAGCACAAGGCAACAAAACTAAAACAGTGTTTGAAAGTTGTAGCCATAGACTTAaactatatggacaaaattaTGAATTAAGGTGTTTCAATCTGGCTTTGGGCTCTAGGCCCTTTATCTTGgtataccaagacattttggacaatgctatgcttccaacagTTTGATGAaggcccttttctattccaacgtGACTATTCcgcagtgcacaaagcaaggaccataaagacatggtttgactttgggTTTAGTGTGGAAGAACATGACTGGCCTCAACTCTATCattgtgagccaggtcttctggtccatcagtgcctgacctcataaatgaatggacacaaattgacatagaaacacttcaaaaatctCGAGGAaagaagagtggaagctgttGTAGCTGCAAAAAGAGAGAttaactccatattaaagtcctgtatatgtatttgaatacttcattacagtccctgttatTGGTCCCTGGTATGGATCGGGTAGCAACAAGGCAAACACACTTAATGTGTCGTCTACATACAGCATTTCTATGGTTGTAGCTACCTGTCAAGTTCTTCTCTATCTGGGGTGTCTCTTGGAGGAGCTTGGACCACCTCATGGACCTCCTGTTGAGGACCGCGACGTACTCGTTCATCATCTCCGTGTACGAATCGAAATCGTGTCTCCTGAAGCCGTAGGGGTCGATCCTGCCGGGACAAACTCAGCGTCCATTATCACGAAACAAAGGAATACGCAGAGCTGCAGAAAGAGCTGACAGTGGGGTGACTTTCCTCCCCTCCACTCTTTCTCTGTTTACCTGTCCTTTGATAATAGACACTACAACAGCCTCGGCTGGGTAGAGTTTCTGTTGTGGGCAGATCAAATACCCTATTTGAGTGACGGGTAAGGTTTAAATTACTTTCAGGTggcataaagtaaaaaaaaagcattttttttctgcaaaacaCTTAAACataatacactttatttattagcatgtatgtatatgtatatatgtatacaactgtatacatatatatctttttttggAACAATATTTGCACAAATATGGTCAATGTTGAAAAGGTAAGGTGAGGTAAAGTATTAGTATCCAGGCAGAAAGCAAGAATATACGTTTACTGAAACATtcaaaaactgaataaaatagAAATGACAGGTGGAGCGAGGTGAGGCATTAACAGGTGACTCACCTTTCACTGCCACACGTTAGAGTCTGAGCAGCTCTTCCTTTCATTTCCCTCTCCATCATCATGGCGCTCACCTGATgctgcaacaacagcagcagttcaCTCAAGGCTACAAACGACCAGCTCCGTGGAGGTTACTCCATTTTTATCAGTTGGAAAAGAACCGGCTGCTGTCGAGATAAATGACAAAGTGGCCTGAGTTTCCAACGTGTCATCttacagagaggag
Above is a window of Solea senegalensis isolate Sse05_10M linkage group LG2, IFAPA_SoseM_1, whole genome shotgun sequence DNA encoding:
- the LOC122764274 gene encoding lysosome-associated membrane glycoprotein 1-like, with the protein product MKQTGVKSGIVGLTLQLLLAAVLHQSFATDAPPTVAPTSPAPHKVPSNPDKGHYVVNGTNGTACLLASIGIQLNITFMSLSKNKTVQEIVNLQSNTTKSAGSCDTDSASLQLTSETQKIDLNFTFTLNTTSSKYHLSEVSLTAAWTDMKIGSVSFRNNTLDYLRGTLGFSYMCREKQTLSVAQNLSINIFQVQVQPFGVVGTQFGAAEECQLDEDDMLIPIIVGAALAGLVLIVLLAYLIGRKRSHAGYQSI
- the LOC122764262 gene encoding growth hormone-regulated TBC protein 1-A-like — translated: MMMEREMKGRAAQTLTCGSERIDPYGFRRHDFDSYTEMMNEYVAVLNRRSMRWSKLLQETPQIEKNLTVKRYVRKGVPNELRATIWMAASGAQEQLESNPHYYQSLLAIEHDPKLKDTIDADIHRTFPDNVLFQSKAEPSLQKALNNVLLAYGHHNKAVGYCQGMNFIAGYLILVTKDEEKSFWLMDALLGRILPDYYKPAMLGLKTDHEVLGELVKVKAPAIGQLMDQFPGIWTLVVSRWFICLYIDILPIETVLRIWDCLFYEGSKVIFRVALTLIVHHQPEILRARSLGDVCTCFKEITCGAFTLDCHAFMQKIFSEPGSLSMATIERLREKYRQRILVEESGQS